Part of the Candidatus Moraniibacteriota bacterium genome is shown below.
GATGAAGATTTCCCTCTTCCCTCAATGAAGAAGTTGAATGTATAGATTTCGGAGGTGTCCTGTATGAGTTCTTTGTGTGAAGTGCGCGCGTTCCCTTTGGATTGGGAAACATTGTTTGCTGAAATATCCGAAGGTGCGCCATTGTTCGAGTTTCAGCCGGGCGTATGGTGGCATCCCGAGATAGACTGTCTGACATATCAAACGAGGGATTGTAGGTATGTCCTTGATTCTCTTGGATATCACTTCTCGGTTCTTCGGAGTAATGAGGGACAAATTGTCGGCGTATCCCTCGAGCCATTTCGGAGGTATATGTGGGAAATACGCAAGACATATCCCGGCATGGGAATTGATGGGAGAGACTTCCTCTTGTGGCCATTGATTCAGCTTATGACAGGTAAAATGGATCTGTTCCCGACTTGTTCGCGGAGGAAGGCATCTCGTCTCCTTCCGGTCATACGCGAATTTGTGGGTTGCGTGAAGGTTCCCTTCGCGCTCTTGCAAGACATGATGCTTTCGGAGAATGGGGAATATCGCCGCTGAATGAGTACGTGAACGTTTGGGGAAATTTTTGGAGCACATAAAAAACAAAGCTCGGACATACCGCGGTATGCCGAGCTGATTTTTTTGTTCCTTTCGAGGTCAAAGTCATTATTCGAAGGGAATCTTGACGAAAGCGCCGACACTCGATCGCGATGCTTTTACGGACAGTGTTGCTTCCCCGACAGGAATGGAAAGTGAAGGACGACTATTTGTGTATGCGGTTATTCTCAGTCCTCCGAAATCTATTTCTTTGTAGGGCATTGATGAACTTTCCGGTACGTTTCCCAGAAGACTGGGGAGGGAATTTTCTAACGGCTGATTGCGGAACAGTGGATCTGCATGTACTGGATGAGCGATAAACATCGAGAGTGTTACGAAGAGAGGAAATATTACCACTATTATGCATTTGGTCATGATGCACCTTCTTGAGTGTATTATTGGGAAGTACGAAGGAACTGTCTGTACGCTAGAGGGTTCATCTTGTATTGTCAAATGTCGTTTTTTTCATAAACTCGTTTGTTTCTTGAAATGCCTCTTCTGGTGTTTCGACACTGTGGAGTGAGGCGCCTTGGCGTTGCCATCTGCGAATCCAGGTTATTTGGCGTTTGGCGTAGTGAATGCTGTCGAAGAACAGTCGCTCTTTCATCTCGTTGAGAGAGAGTATCTTGCGGAGGAATCGCGAGATCCAGCGGTACTCGAGTCCGAAGGCATCGAGACGCTCCCATGAGACGCCTCTACTGTGGAGTTGCTCGACCTCGGCAATCATCCCTTGGTTGAACCGCGCTTCGAGGCGGGTCTGTATGCGCGCATCAAGAATGTCTTTCGGTGGGCAGAGGGCAATAAGGAGAGAATGTGGAATAGGGAATGGCGAAGGCGGAATTTTTGGTACGGTATTTCTTATACTTGATTCCTTATCTTGGTTTTGTGCGATTTCTATGGCGCGAACGAGTCGTCGCGGATTGTTTCGATCTATTGTTTCTGCACGTTCCGGATTGAGCTGCTCGAGCATTTCGAAGAGCTCTTCTCTTGTTTTCATGGCGAGCGCTTCGCGGAGTGCAGGGTCGGGTGAAATGTTGGGAAGCTTGTGGTTTTCGATGAGTGCTTGAATCCAAAATCCCGTGCCACCACAGAGTATCGGGAGTTTGTTTCGACCAACGATGTCTTTGAATGCCATGTGCGCATCGCGGATGAAGTGCGAGACATTGTAGTCGTCATTTGGATCGGCGATATCAAGAAGCCAGTGTCGCACTTGCGCTTGTTCTTCTTGTGTCACCTTGCCTGTCCCGATATCCATCCCGCGATACACCTGCCGACTATCGGCAGAGATGATTTCGCCATTCCATTTCTTCGCTATCTCAATCGCAAGTGAAGACTTGCCCGATGAGGTAGGTCCGAGAATGACGATGATTTTTGAAGAGTTAGACATATTTTATCTATTCTACGCCGATATTCGGAATGCTGTTCTTGAGAGTTTCAAGCGCTTCCGGTGTTGGTTCGATGGTGAAGGCGGTTTCTATCGTTCGTCCTCGGAGGTGGACGGAGATTTTTGAATTTCCGGATGGGAGAGTCTTGAGTGTTTCGACGAGGCGTTCGAGTGTTTTCTCGGTTGCGGTGTCATCGAGACGGACCGTGATTTTTCCTGG
Proteins encoded:
- the miaA gene encoding tRNA (adenosine(37)-N6)-dimethylallyltransferase MiaA, whose protein sequence is MSNSSKIIVILGPTSSGKSSLAIEIAKKWNGEIISADSRQVYRGMDIGTGKVTQEEQAQVRHWLLDIADPNDDYNVSHFIRDAHMAFKDIVGRNKLPILCGGTGFWIQALIENHKLPNISPDPALREALAMKTREELFEMLEQLNPERAETIDRNNPRRLVRAIEIAQNQDKESSIRNTVPKIPPSPFPIPHSLLIALCPPKDILDARIQTRLEARFNQGMIAEVEQLHSRGVSWERLDAFGLEYRWISRFLRKILSLNEMKERLFFDSIHYAKRQITWIRRWQRQGASLHSVETPEEAFQETNEFMKKTTFDNTR